The sequence CATCGAATCCATGACGCTCCAACGGCCGACACCAACTCCGGCAGCTACCAGTACCACGGCCGCCGCCATCTGGGAAACTGCACGCACAACTCGCAGTTTTCGTGGCTTGAGTTCGACGACGTTACCATCGGTCGTTGTTGACTCCGGTGATCGTGATTCTTGTGGCAGGTGGGCAATCGTCTCCAACAAATGCTCGCGCACGGCAGGAGAAGGGGCAACAGGTGTCAAACTCGTGCCTAGTGTCCCCGCAATATCGTCGGGGAAGGTGAGATCGTCGTCGCTCATCGTTCCTGCTCCATAAATCTTTTCATTTTAGCTAATCCGTCTCTGATCCGAGTTTTTACTGTTCCAAGTGGAACACGTTGATGGTTGGCAATTTCACGGTGTGTTAATCCGGTGAAAAACGCAAGTTTGATAGTGGAAGAATGCGGTTCACCTACGAAGTCAAGCATCCGGCGAACCTGTTCCGATTCGAGGCGTTGTTCCACGCTTTCAAGCGTGTGATCGTAGTCGATATCGGTTGCCACATAGGCAGTGTCGCGCTCGCGGCTGGCCTGAGAAGACCGCACTCGATCTATCGCCCGCCGGCGCGCAAGTGTTACCAGCCACCCGCGGGCTGTGCCGCGGGCGCTGGCGAACTGTGGCGCTTTTTGCCACACTTCTAAAAACACTTCCTGTAACACTTCTTCCGATTGGGAGTGGTCACGCAAAATCTGGCGGATCAGCGCCAAAACCTTGCCACTCCAACGATCGTAGAAAGTCGCGAAAGCTTGGCGGTCGCCGTCAGCGATGCGTCCGAGCAGGACATCGTCAAGATCTGATGGTTCAGGTATCACGGCTTTATCGTACGGGGTTTGAGCCAAGATTGTCACTGCGTCTCACCCGAAAGTGAACGAGTACAATTCCACACCTGGTGAGACAGTGAGTTCTACTATTCCTGAAGACCCCGGGGTAGTGCTGACAATTTCTTGAGCGTTAGGCACGCCAGAGATCTTCATGGTTGATTCTTTCCCATCGTTATTCCACGTGATAGTTCCTTCGCCAGAAGCTACCAAGTAGACGTGTGCGCCACGCCAAGAAAGACGCAACTTACCGTCAGCACTAACTGGAGTAATCGATTGCGGGCTAACCTTCCAGGTTCCGTTCAGCGCAAAGGTATCTGGCTTGAGTGACTCTGGAAAAGAGGCGTCGATGGTGCCGTTCGATAATGATCCGCCAGCGTAGCGTTCGGCACGCGCAGAACCGAGATATGTTTCGGGAGTACGCGGAGCGCGAGCCGAAGCGTCGTCATCGGCATCAGAGAAAATTGGCTCGGGAAGGGTGACGTTCGGGTTGGCTTCACGCAAGAGGTCACGGATATGACGTTCGGTGGTTGCCTCGCCGCCTTCGCCATATTTGATTGCGCGTAGCTGGCCGGTTGCGTCAGCAAGGTAATGGGCTGGCCAGTAGTGGTTGTCAAAGTTTTGCCAGGTTACAAGATTTGAATCGACAGCAATCGGGTAAGTGATACCAAGTTTATCTCCACCAGCTTTAACATTCTCTGGAACTTTTTCGAAGGCGTACTCTGGTGAATGAACACCAATGACCTGCAGACCGGAATCCTTATAAGTTTCGTAGAGTTTTTCGATTCCAGGAATTGAACGCTGGCAGTTGATGCACGAGTAGGCCCAAAAATCGACGAGGGTAACTTTCTTCGCGCGGTCTGCTTCGGTCAGTGGCTGATTATCGGGAGTGTTGTACCAGGCGACTGCGCCACTGATTTCGGGGAGTTGACCACAGTTGGCGAGTTCCGTTGCACCGTCGACGCAAGGACCCGACTGCTGGGTGGGGTAAAGCGACTCAGTGCTCTTTTGTAACGATGACGTCCAGTCCGGTAGTGCGCGTTGAATCTTAGCCGGAACATCGAAAACAATGCCTAGGGCTAGACCGATCATGGCAATACCGGCGATGCTACGGATAAGTTGTTGCCGAGTGCGGAAGGTGCTAATACGTTCGGTGAGTTTTTGTCCTGAGAGGGCAAAGAAGAGGAGCGGAATTGCGGTTCCGATACCGAAGGACACTGCGAGAGCAACGGTGTCAGCACCGATCTTTCCGGTTGTTCCGGCGACTGAGACAGCAGCTAGCACTGGTCCAGCACATGGAACGTAGGCGGCTCCAAGGACAACCCCGAGCCAGAAACCATTTGACGATGTAGAGTTTCCGGTTTTAGCGAAACGTGAGAATGGCTTTTCGAGCAGTTCCATGAGCCGGGGCACGAGCATCGCGATACCAATAAGCAGGAGCATAACAACGCCGGCCCAGCGGATAAAATCTTGCGGAAGATTTAAGAGCGTGAGCAGAGCTGAGCCAAACAGGGTAAAGGTGGTAAAACTGAGTACCAATCCACCGACGACG is a genomic window of Arcanobacterium phocae containing:
- a CDS encoding sigma-70 family RNA polymerase sigma factor, translating into MPEPSDLDDVLLGRIADGDRQAFATFYDRWSGKVLALIRQILRDHSQSEEVLQEVFLEVWQKAPQFASARGTARGWLVTLARRRAIDRVRSSQASRERDTAYVATDIDYDHTLESVEQRLESEQVRRMLDFVGEPHSSTIKLAFFTGLTHREIANHQRVPLGTVKTRIRDGLAKMKRFMEQER
- a CDS encoding cytochrome c biogenesis protein CcdA, which produces MSLVLIGLLGGFITGISPCILPVLPVIFLSGAQGAQTTKSSTAPGLLSGNLISLNSASATSSVTAKAMKPVSKWRPYAVVGGLVLSFTTFTLFGSALLTLLNLPQDFIRWAGVVMLLLIGIAMLVPRLMELLEKPFSRFAKTGNSTSSNGFWLGVVLGAAYVPCAGPVLAAVSVAGTTGKIGADTVALAVSFGIGTAIPLLFFALSGQKLTERISTFRTRQQLIRSIAGIAMIGLALGIVFDVPAKIQRALPDWTSSLQKSTESLYPTQQSGPCVDGATELANCGQLPEISGAVAWYNTPDNQPLTEADRAKKVTLVDFWAYSCINCQRSIPGIEKLYETYKDSGLQVIGVHSPEYAFEKVPENVKAGGDKLGITYPIAVDSNLVTWQNFDNHYWPAHYLADATGQLRAIKYGEGGEATTERHIRDLLREANPNVTLPEPIFSDADDDASARAPRTPETYLGSARAERYAGGSLSNGTIDASFPESLKPDTFALNGTWKVSPQSITPVSADGKLRLSWRGAHVYLVASGEGTITWNNDGKESTMKISGVPNAQEIVSTTPGSSGIVELTVSPGVELYSFTFG